The following coding sequences lie in one Rhea pennata isolate bPtePen1 chromosome 10, bPtePen1.pri, whole genome shotgun sequence genomic window:
- the NR2F2 gene encoding COUP transcription factor 2 isoform X2 — protein sequence MQAIWDLEQGKYGFAVQRGRMPPTQPTHGQFALTNGDPLNCHSYLSGYISLLLRAEPYPTSRFGSQCMQPNNIMGIENICELAARMLFSAVEWARNIPFFPDLQITDQVALLRLTWSELFVLNAAQCSMPLHVAPLLAAAGLHASPMSADRVVAFMDHIRIFQEQVEKLKALHVDSAEYSCLKAIVLFTSDACGLSDVAHVESLQEKSQCALEEYVRSQYPNQPTRFGKLLLRLPSLRTVSSSVIEQLFFVRLVGKTPIETLIRDMLLSGSSFNWPYMSIQ from the exons atgcaAGCGATTTGGGACCTTGAACAAGGCAAATATGGTTTTG CGGTCCAGAGGGGCAGAATGCCACCCACACAGCCAACTCACGGGCAGTTCGCCTTGACAAACGGGGACCCTCTCAACTGCCATTCCTACCTATCCGGATATATCTCCCTTCTTCTGAGAGCAGAGCCCTACCCCACCTCCCGCTTTGGCAGCCAGTGCATGCAACCCAACAACATCATGGGCATCGAGAACATTTGCGAACTGGCGGCTCGGATGCTCTTCAGCGCCGTGGAGTGGGCCAGGAATATCCCCTTCTTCCCAGACCTCCAGATCACAGACCaggtggccctgctgaggcTGACCTGGAGCGAGTTGTTTGTGCTCAACGCTGCCCAGTGCTCCATGCCCCTCCACGTCGCCCCGCTCCTGGCAGCCGCCGGTCTCCACGCCTCGCCCATGTCCGCTGACCGAGTGGTCGCCTTTATGGACCACATACGAATCTTCCAAGAGCAGGTCGAAAAACTGAAAGCCTTGCACGTCGACTCCGCAGAGTATAGTTGTTTAAAGGCCATAGTCCTCTTCACCTCAG ATGCCTGTGGTCTCTCTGATGTAGCCCATGTTGAAAGTTTACAGGAGAAGTCACAGTGTGCTTTGGAAGAGTATGTTAGGAGCCAGTATCCCAACCAGCCAACACGATTCGGGAAGCTATTACTACGTCTCCCCTCCCTTCGCACTGTCTCCTCTTCTGTCATAGAGCAATTGTTTTTCGTCCGTTTGGTAGGTAAAACCCCCATAGAAACCCTAATCAGGGATATGTTACTGTCTGGCAGCAGTTTTAACTGGCCTTATATGTCCATTCAATAA
- the NR2F2 gene encoding COUP transcription factor 2 isoform X1 produces the protein MAMVVGAWRDPQDEVAGAPAGPGAAAAPPGQGPPAGAPHTPQPPGPGGAPSAPAQPAAPGPQGQGDKQQQQQQQQQQHIECVVCGDKSSGKHYGQFTCEGCKSFFKRSVRRNLSYTCRANRNCPIDQHHRNQCQYCRLKKCLKVGMRREAVQRGRMPPTQPTHGQFALTNGDPLNCHSYLSGYISLLLRAEPYPTSRFGSQCMQPNNIMGIENICELAARMLFSAVEWARNIPFFPDLQITDQVALLRLTWSELFVLNAAQCSMPLHVAPLLAAAGLHASPMSADRVVAFMDHIRIFQEQVEKLKALHVDSAEYSCLKAIVLFTSDACGLSDVAHVESLQEKSQCALEEYVRSQYPNQPTRFGKLLLRLPSLRTVSSSVIEQLFFVRLVGKTPIETLIRDMLLSGSSFNWPYMSIQ, from the exons ATGGCAATGGTAGTCGGCGCGTGGCGAGACCCCCAGGACGAGGTGGCCGGagcccccgccgggcccggcgcggccgcggcgccgccgggccaggggccgccggccggggcgccgcacacgccgcagccgccgggccccggcggcgcccccaGCGCGCCCGCCcagcccgccgcccccggcccgcagGGCCAAGGcgacaagcagcagcagcagcagcagcagcagcagcagcacatcgAGTGCGTGGTGTGCGGCGACAAGTCGAGCGGCAAGCACTACGGCCAGTTTACCTGCGAGGGGTGCAAGAGTTTCTTCAAGCGCAGCGTCAGGAGGAATCTCAGCTACACTTGTCGTGCCAACAGGAACTGTCCCATTGACCAGCACCACCGCAATCAGTGTCAGTACTGCCGCCTCAAAAAATGCCTCAAAGTTGGCATGAGACGGGAAG CGGTCCAGAGGGGCAGAATGCCACCCACACAGCCAACTCACGGGCAGTTCGCCTTGACAAACGGGGACCCTCTCAACTGCCATTCCTACCTATCCGGATATATCTCCCTTCTTCTGAGAGCAGAGCCCTACCCCACCTCCCGCTTTGGCAGCCAGTGCATGCAACCCAACAACATCATGGGCATCGAGAACATTTGCGAACTGGCGGCTCGGATGCTCTTCAGCGCCGTGGAGTGGGCCAGGAATATCCCCTTCTTCCCAGACCTCCAGATCACAGACCaggtggccctgctgaggcTGACCTGGAGCGAGTTGTTTGTGCTCAACGCTGCCCAGTGCTCCATGCCCCTCCACGTCGCCCCGCTCCTGGCAGCCGCCGGTCTCCACGCCTCGCCCATGTCCGCTGACCGAGTGGTCGCCTTTATGGACCACATACGAATCTTCCAAGAGCAGGTCGAAAAACTGAAAGCCTTGCACGTCGACTCCGCAGAGTATAGTTGTTTAAAGGCCATAGTCCTCTTCACCTCAG ATGCCTGTGGTCTCTCTGATGTAGCCCATGTTGAAAGTTTACAGGAGAAGTCACAGTGTGCTTTGGAAGAGTATGTTAGGAGCCAGTATCCCAACCAGCCAACACGATTCGGGAAGCTATTACTACGTCTCCCCTCCCTTCGCACTGTCTCCTCTTCTGTCATAGAGCAATTGTTTTTCGTCCGTTTGGTAGGTAAAACCCCCATAGAAACCCTAATCAGGGATATGTTACTGTCTGGCAGCAGTTTTAACTGGCCTTATATGTCCATTCAATAA